In a genomic window of Onychostoma macrolepis isolate SWU-2019 chromosome 08, ASM1243209v1, whole genome shotgun sequence:
- the spag17 gene encoding sperm-associated antigen 17 isoform X7 — protein sequence MPPKRNKSATPSGVTPTGPAAAYKNWETALTSAVFEENDWRASLSMVQAERAEDEQLISALLQAVQQPLRKLFSVLSWEDTLEKINELGNPKTRKTKDVPMFCEVTEVAKSIMDVGEEITVDLMAKLIKFQLLTIKNNDIARRAAEQKAIEDNAHAKARLNSAGKDQGGKGGAKGKKAAEPPAPTKDTNLKRRGEEENIIKYIDDEPDDGPQHYILIVGFCQPHLIYALDSLGIHVANIIKLGLEREDQSEAPEETVVEENHHSTEDQEVDTLKQKRQGELDVFWKQLDQVLNSGNMGSRLGDVARLNYSVKIHLLPQDKSNTEAMLAFGAAIFERVACLVYDSLDWRRQYSHYLSCMRLIQVPEACRSIQQSRPQSSTEVLQTPRKKVVSEEDPAELESPVLSTEVDMRYYCDLLDRIPTEITSVPLILHCMLEQVLASEQEGSVDSQEHFNKTDQDLISYMLSSVLSLPQDEEDKKQDFMEDLDMQKSPKNTDLKHPLLLNHHDERARRLHQLPVLDGFDVIKIEADIMKQSHVWTNLMSRHTESAINRLTRSQELLHFCTDKSMSWSELQRLLQLFVFESMPLTTVDENGCIKGSPSDPPNPTPWDNPVEFTKHLYWSNRRIPGSAKSSAGNDEQTQSHEVTVPDLQKSLIRQLGHWNFVEKHSAHVFPQVLQSAWETYRCVDTFYCSRDNAIYVICHNPMSPQSSCKEFWDASLHTDVGFRNYLEYVADSISEWTRQEEEKWQMEQEKKEAERTPIQTPSETDRKRDSPISDTLEPYIREDSLKAWKIEQERLKEEEQSKKTKKEKGGKATPKVGERIDSVKENKKTPLSSRKSRDNMSKTPSSATLPRDKTRDILETPQEPANEMRTNVFTGYNLNGKLVQIAGKVQTLYPCDGGQIDVESFHFTQGLTEVKVCVNKDGHHFYTHISERKKEDKLKDFDMFSKQAADGVKPDCETEKFGSFHAVLANGIQLSCSQSKTNKTRGQTLQPPVPNAICTDQQLQEQCVSEVPEVHCEPRDDSALPLFLNLHVSLPNGLILYFDCEDSADGDSCVRSLLLRQRFYNAGSRSDLTSDFSIHTEVSRVITGRGTVIKHKTDGSTEVLFADGTVSTSPDSGPVCVLVPRTLLKEEDPIKEMTVDTKDKKGKADSKVNTEDEQQKSTENEKTKYYLEINGGSWTTTTPSGFRVASVAGKEVKVQPILAYHATDPFSGTAVVTREDKVLSVLKKDGTVIVDHADGTRVTTFYKQGELQQHLSSGEKLVWVEKAEFATVIMDYEGRACDVIFGDGTSISATAHGSYQIYPHGGGVLHIDKEGGTVYTSHQSQEQSERNPLGQYVMNHRADILCHVTDPEGNHFQVNADGQVTITANVSETKEPEPEAELQQNAGFKTHPPRLFVVHEDCSASELLRAQDVEDLLQKAYCDSSIAVLTDPLPDSQQSFGNTLLRPCPDVNSHWLSSKQDNDNIPTHLKSRKWESFPASEKKTPGPPFGTTLGCSLELKEKPPKSSSIRIHPVLECPDVLLVHQMTQHPPVTEALRRNLQDKVKAYLEQLLQRENQWEKMELKDPRTAEEKVHQNDLLQLVLSLSDAVDPPVAMEIRPLSADVASLYTQAVRVAPHPHELQEKREEKVTKWQELQEQRRHRNTLRQNIVTPYFHPELKEMSLFTDEDLDLSSLSLDLPPFPRVQRFSTDSSSGRSSSCDNDITQENLGVLLYASKD from the exons ATGCCGCCCAAACGGAATAAAAGTGCTACTCCATCTGGGGTAACTCCAACTGGGCCAGCTGCTGCTTATAAAAACTGGGAAACAGCTCTTACTTCTGCTGTATTTGAAGAG AATGACTGGAGGGCCAGTCTGTCTATGGTGCAGGCAGAAAGAGCAGAAGACGAACAGCTCATCAGCGCCCTCCTGCAGGCGGTCCAGCAGCCCCTGCGCAAGCTCTTCAGTGTGCTGTCCTGGGAGGACACTCTGGAAAAG ATCAATGAACTGGGAAACCCAAAGACCAGAAAGACCAAAGATGTTCCCATGTTTTGTGAG GTGACTGAAGTTGCAAAGTCTATAATGGATGTTGGAGAGGAAATTACTGTGGACCTGATGGCAAAATTAATAAAGTTTCAGCTTCTGACCATCAAAAACAATGACATTGCAAGGAGGGCTGCTGAGCAGAAA GCTATCGAGGATAATGCACATGCTAAAGCAAGACTGAATTCTGCCGGCAAGGACCAGGGGGGTAAAGGAGGAGCAAAGGGGAAGAAAGCTGCTGAGCCTCCAGCTCCAACCAAAGACACCAATCTCAAACGCAGAGGGGAAGAggaaaatataatcaaatacaTAG ATGATGAGCCTGATGACGGGCCGCAGCACTACATTCTGATTGTGGGGTTCTGCCAGCCTCATTTAATCTATGCATTGGACTCTCTGGGTATCCACGTGGCCAATATCATTAAACTGGGCTTAGAGAGAGAAGACCAATCAGAGGCTCCAGAGGAAACAGTGGTAGAGGAGAATCACCACTCAACTGAAGATCAAG AAGTTGATACTCTGAAACAAAAGCGGCAGGGGGAGCTAGATGTGTTCTGGAAGCAGCTGGATCAAGTGTTGAACAGTGGGAATATGGGATCCAGACTCGGTGATGTGGCCAGGTTGAACTATAGTGTGAAGATCCATTTGCTGCCCCAGGACAAAAGCAACACTGAAGCAATG CTGGCGTTTGGAGCTGCTATATTTGAGAGGGTGGCATGTCTGGTATATGACAGCCTGGACTGGAGGAGACAGTACAGCCATTATCTCAGCTGTATGAGGTTGATCCAGGTGCCAGAGGCCTGCAGATCCATCCAGCAGTCCCGACCTCAGAGCTCCACTGAG GTTTTACAAACCCCAAGGAAGAAAGTAGTTTCAGAGGAAGACCCTG CAGAGCTAGAGTCTCCTGTTCTGAGCACAGAGGTGGATATGAGATACTACTGTGACTTACTGGACAGGATTCCTACAGAAATCACATCTGTGCCTCTTATACTGCATTGCATGCTGGAGCAG GTGTTGGCTTCAGAACAGGAAGGATCCGTTGATTCACAAGAGCACTTTAATAAAACCGATCAAGATCTAATCAGTTATATGCTCTCATCTGTGCTGAGTCTGCCACAGGATGAAGAAGACAAGAAG CAGGATTTCATGGAGGATCTTGATATGCAGAAAAGCCCAAAGAATACTGATCTGAAACACCCTCTCCTGCTCAATCACCATGATGAGAGAGCGAGGAGACTCCATCAGCTTCCT GTCCTAGATGGTTTTGATGTCATCAAAATTGAAGCAGACATCATGAAGCAAAGCCATGTGTGGACCAACCTGATGTCCAGACACACTGAGAGCGCCATCAATAGACTGACCAGATCACAGGAGCTACTGCATTTCTGCACTGACA AATCAATGAGCTGGTCGGAGCTACAGAGGCTTCTCCAGCTGTTTGTGTTTGAGAGCATGCCGTTGACTACAGTGGATGAGAACGGCTGTATTAAAGGATCTCCATCAGATCCTCCAAACCCCACACCATGGGACAACCCTGTTGAATTCACCAAACACCTGTACTGGAGCAACAGAAGGATACCAG GATCAGCAAAAAGCAGTGCTGGGAATGACGAACAAACG CAGAGTCATGAAGTAACTGTACCAGATCTCCAGAAGTCATTGATTCGTCAGTTGGGACACTGGAACTTTGTAGAGAAGCACAGTGCTCATGTTTTCCCGCAG GTCCTTCAGTCTGCGTGGGAGACTTATAGATGTGTGGACACATTTTACTGTAGCAGAGACAATGCAATATATGTCATCTGCCACAATCCCATGAGCCCTCAGAGTAGTTGCAAAGAATTCTGGGATGCATCACTTCACACAGATGTAGGCTTCAG AAACTACTTGGAATATGTGGCAGACTCAATCAGTGAATGGACCAGGCAGGAAGAAGAAAAATGGCAAATGGAGCAGGAGAAGAAAGAGGCTGAAAGAACTCCCATTCAAACCCCTTCAGAGACTGACAGGAAGAGAG ACTCCCCAATCTCAGACACATTAGAACCGTATATAAGAGAGGACTCTCTCAAA GCATGGAAGATCGAGCAGGAAAGATTAAAGGAGGAGGAACAATCCAAAAAGACTAAGAAAGAAAAAGGAGGAAAAGCAACACCGAAAGTAGGAGAGAGAATAGACTCAGTAAAGGAAAACAAGAAGACTCCGCTATCCTCAAGAAAGAGTAGAGACAACATGTCAAAAACACCCAGCTCAGCTACACTGCCTAGAGACAAGACCAGAGACATTCTAGAGACGCCTCAAGAACCAGCAAATGAGATGAGAACAAAt GTTTTCACAGGATacaatttaaatggaaaactgGTACAGATTGCTGGCAAAGTTCAGACTCTCTATCCCTGTGATGGAGGACAAATTGATGTGGAGAGTTTTCACTTCACACAAG GGCTGACAGAAGTGAAAGTATGTGTAAACAAGGATGGCCATCACTTCTACACACACAtttcagagagaaaaaaagaggacaAACTAAAGGATTTTGACATGTTCAGTAAACAAG CTGCTGATGGAGTCAAACCAGACTGTGAGACCGAGAAATTTGGCTCTTTTCATGCTGTACTGGCCAATGGCATTCAGCTCTCCTGCAGTCAGAGCAAAACGAATAAAACAAGAGGTCAAACTCTCCAACCCCCTGTGCCCAATGCCATCTGTACAGACCAGCAACTACAGGAACAG TGTGTTTCTGAGGTGCCTGAGGTACACTGTGAGCCCAGAGACGATTCTGCTCTTCCACTGTTCCTCAATCTGCATGTATCTCTTCCCAATGGACTCATCCTGTACTTTGATTGTGAGGACTCAGCAG ATGGGGACTCTTGTGTCCGATCCCTGCTGCTACGACAGAGATTTTATAATGCAGGGTCTAGATCAGATCTGACCTCAGACTTCAGCATACACACTGAGGTCTCCAGGGTCATCACCGGCAGAGGGACTGTCATCAAACACAAGACAGATGGATCTACTGAG gtccTATTTGCAGATGGTACAGTCAGTACGAGTCCAGACTCTGGACCAGTGTGTGTGCTGGTTCCACGTACACTCCTAAAGGAGGAAGATCCTATTAAAGAGATGACAGTGGACACTAAAGACAAGAAAG GCAAGGCTGATTCTAAGGTAAATACAGAGGATGAGCAACAAAAGTccacagaaaatgaaaaaacaaaatactaTCTCGAGATTAACGGGGGCTCTTGGACCACCACAACCCCCTCTGGCTTCAGAGTCGCCTCTGTGGCTGGAAAGGAAGTTAAAGTGCAGCCGATACTGGCCTATCATGCTACAGACCCCTTCAGTGGGACA GCTGTGGTCACAAGAGAGGACAAAGTGCTGTCTGTGCTGAAGAAAGATGGAACGGTGATTGTGGATCATGCTGATGGGACGCGTGTTACCACCTTCTACAAGCAGGGGGAGCTACAACAACATCTAAGCTCAG GAGAGAAACTTGTTTGGGTGGAAAAAGCAGAATTTGCAACGGTGATAATGGACTATGAAGGAAGAGCATGTGATGTTATTTTCGGGGATGGCACCTCCATCAGCGCAACTGCTCATGGATCATATCAA ATTTATCCTCATGGTGGAGGTGTTCTTCATATTGATAAGGAAGGTGGGACGGTGTACACATCTCACCAGTCTCAGGAGCAATCAGAGAGGAACCCACTAGGCCAATATGTGATGAACCACAGAGCAGATATCCTATGTCATGTGACAGACCCCGAGGGGAACCACTTTCAA GTTAATGCAGATGGTCAGGTTACTATCACGGCTAATGTATCAGAAACAAAAGAGCCAGAGCCAGAAGCAGAGCTTCAACAGAATGCTGGCTTTAAAACACACCCACCCAG GTTATTTGTGGTGCATGAGGACTGTTCAGCCTCCGAGCTGCTGAGAGCTCAAGATGTGGAAGATCTCCTACAGAAGGCTTACTGTGACTCTTCTATCGCCGTCCTCACCGACCCACTACCAGACTCACAAC AATCATTTGGCAACACTCTGCTAAGGCCCTGCCCAGACGTCAACTCTCATTGGCTCTCATCCAAGCAAGACAATGACAACATTCCCACACACCTCAAATCCAGGAAATGGGAGTCATTCCCTGCATCTGAG AAGAAGACTCCAGGCCCCCCTTTTGGGACTACCCTTGGTTGTAGTCTTGAGTTGAAGGAAAAACCGCCAAAGTCTAGTTCCATCCGCATCCATCCGGTTTTGGAGTGCCCTGACGTGCTGCTGGTGCATCAGATGACCCAGCATCCACCTGTTACTGAAGCACTGCGCAGGAACCTACAAGACAAAGTCAAG GCGTATTTGGAGCAGCTGCTGCAGAGAGAGAATCAGTGGGAGAAGATGGAGCTGAAGGACCCACGTACAGCAGAGGAGAAAGTTCATCAGAACGATCTACTGCAGCTTGTACTG TCCCTTTCTGATGCTGTAGATCCCCCAGTTGCAATGGAGATAAGGCCTCTGTCAG CTGATGTGGCGTCTCTTTATACTCAAGCAGTGCGAGTAGCTCCACATCCCCACGAGCTACAGGaaaagagagaagagaaagttACCAAGTG GCAAGAACTCCAGGAGCAGAGAAGACACAGAAACACACTCAGACAAAATATCGTTACACCATACTTTCATCCTGAGCTGAAGGAAATGTCActctttacagatgag GATCTAGACTTGAGCTCACTCTCCCTGGATCTTCCACCCTTCCCCAGAGTGCAGCGCTTCTCCACGGACTCCTCATCAGGCAGAAGTAGCTCCT GTGACAATGACATCACCCAGGAAAACCTGGGCGTTCTCCTCTATGCGTCCAAAGA CTAG
- the spag17 gene encoding sperm-associated antigen 17 isoform X2, translated as MPPKRNKSATPSGVTPTGPAAAYKNWETALTSAVFEENDWRASLSMVQAERAEDEQLISALLQAVQQPLRKLFSVLSWEDTLEKINELGNPKTRKTKDVPMFCEVTEVAKSIMDVGEEITVDLMAKLIKFQLLTIKNNDIARRAAEQKAIEDNAHAKARLNSAGKDQGGKGGAKGKKAAEPPAPTKDTNLKRRGEEENIIKYIDDEPDDGPQHYILIVGFCQPHLIYALDSLGIHVANIIKLGLEREDQSEAPEETVVEENHHSTEDQEVDTLKQKRQGELDVFWKQLDQVLNSGNMGSRLGDVARLNYSVKIHLLPQDKSNTEAMLAFGAAIFERVACLVYDSLDWRRQYSHYLSCMRLIQVPEACRSIQQSRPQSSTEVLQTPRKKVVSEEDPAELESPVLSTEVDMRYYCDLLDRIPTEITSVPLILHCMLEQVLASEQEGSVDSQEHFNKTDQDLISYMLSSVLSLPQDEEDKKQDFMEDLDMQKSPKNTDLKHPLLLNHHDERARRLHQLPVLDGFDVIKIEADIMKQSHVWTNLMSRHTESAINRLTRSQELLHFCTDKSMSWSELQRLLQLFVFESMPLTTVDENGCIKGSPSDPPNPTPWDNPVEFTKHLYWSNRRIPGSAKSSAGNDEQTSHEVTVPDLQKSLIRQLGHWNFVEKHSAHVFPQVLQSAWETYRCVDTFYCSRDNAIYVICHNPMSPQSSCKEFWDASLHTDVGFRNYLEYVADSISEWTRQEEEKWQMEQEKKEAERTPIQTPSETDRKRDSPISDTLEPYIREDSLKAWKIEQERLKEEEQSKKTKKEKGGKATPKVGERIDSVKENKKTPLSSRKSRDNMSKTPSSATLPRDKTRDILETPQEPANEMRTNVFTGYNLNGKLVQIAGKVQTLYPCDGGQIDVESFHFTQGLTEVKVCVNKDGHHFYTHISERKKEDKLKDFDMFSKQAADGVKPDCETEKFGSFHAVLANGIQLSCSQSKTNKTRGQTLQPPVPNAICTDQQLQEQCVSEVPEVHCEPRDDSALPLFLNLHVSLPNGLILYFDCEDSADGDSCVRSLLLRQRFYNAGSRSDLTSDFSIHTEVSRVITGRGTVIKHKTDGSTEVLFADGTVSTSPDSGPVCVLVPRTLLKEEDPIKEMTVDTKDKKGKADSKVNTEDEQQKSTENEKTKYYLEINGGSWTTTTPSGFRVASVAGKEVKVQPILAYHATDPFSGTAVVTREDKVLSVLKKDGTVIVDHADGTRVTTFYKQGELQQHLSSGEKLVWVEKAEFATVIMDYEGRACDVIFGDGTSISATAHGSYQIYPHGGGVLHIDKEGGTVYTSHQSQEQSERNPLGQYVMNHRADILCHVTDPEGNHFQVNADGQVTITANVSETKEPEPEAELQQNAGFKTHPPRLFVVHEDCSASELLRAQDVEDLLQKAYCDSSIAVLTDPLPDSQQSFGNTLLRPCPDVNSHWLSSKQDNDNIPTHLKSRKWESFPASEKKTPGPPFGTTLGCSLELKEKPPKSSSIRIHPVLECPDVLLVHQMTQHPPVTEALRRNLQDKVKAYLEQLLQRENQWEKMELKDPRTAEEKVHQNDLLQLVLSLSDAVDPPVAMEIRPLSADVASLYTQAVRVAPHPHELQEKREEKVTKCVNKKKQKSLWENRINQHRQELQEQRRHRNTLRQNIVTPYFHPELKEMSLFTDEDLDLSSLSLDLPPFPRVQRFSTDSSSGRSSSCDNDITQENLGVLLYASKD; from the exons ATGCCGCCCAAACGGAATAAAAGTGCTACTCCATCTGGGGTAACTCCAACTGGGCCAGCTGCTGCTTATAAAAACTGGGAAACAGCTCTTACTTCTGCTGTATTTGAAGAG AATGACTGGAGGGCCAGTCTGTCTATGGTGCAGGCAGAAAGAGCAGAAGACGAACAGCTCATCAGCGCCCTCCTGCAGGCGGTCCAGCAGCCCCTGCGCAAGCTCTTCAGTGTGCTGTCCTGGGAGGACACTCTGGAAAAG ATCAATGAACTGGGAAACCCAAAGACCAGAAAGACCAAAGATGTTCCCATGTTTTGTGAG GTGACTGAAGTTGCAAAGTCTATAATGGATGTTGGAGAGGAAATTACTGTGGACCTGATGGCAAAATTAATAAAGTTTCAGCTTCTGACCATCAAAAACAATGACATTGCAAGGAGGGCTGCTGAGCAGAAA GCTATCGAGGATAATGCACATGCTAAAGCAAGACTGAATTCTGCCGGCAAGGACCAGGGGGGTAAAGGAGGAGCAAAGGGGAAGAAAGCTGCTGAGCCTCCAGCTCCAACCAAAGACACCAATCTCAAACGCAGAGGGGAAGAggaaaatataatcaaatacaTAG ATGATGAGCCTGATGACGGGCCGCAGCACTACATTCTGATTGTGGGGTTCTGCCAGCCTCATTTAATCTATGCATTGGACTCTCTGGGTATCCACGTGGCCAATATCATTAAACTGGGCTTAGAGAGAGAAGACCAATCAGAGGCTCCAGAGGAAACAGTGGTAGAGGAGAATCACCACTCAACTGAAGATCAAG AAGTTGATACTCTGAAACAAAAGCGGCAGGGGGAGCTAGATGTGTTCTGGAAGCAGCTGGATCAAGTGTTGAACAGTGGGAATATGGGATCCAGACTCGGTGATGTGGCCAGGTTGAACTATAGTGTGAAGATCCATTTGCTGCCCCAGGACAAAAGCAACACTGAAGCAATG CTGGCGTTTGGAGCTGCTATATTTGAGAGGGTGGCATGTCTGGTATATGACAGCCTGGACTGGAGGAGACAGTACAGCCATTATCTCAGCTGTATGAGGTTGATCCAGGTGCCAGAGGCCTGCAGATCCATCCAGCAGTCCCGACCTCAGAGCTCCACTGAG GTTTTACAAACCCCAAGGAAGAAAGTAGTTTCAGAGGAAGACCCTG CAGAGCTAGAGTCTCCTGTTCTGAGCACAGAGGTGGATATGAGATACTACTGTGACTTACTGGACAGGATTCCTACAGAAATCACATCTGTGCCTCTTATACTGCATTGCATGCTGGAGCAG GTGTTGGCTTCAGAACAGGAAGGATCCGTTGATTCACAAGAGCACTTTAATAAAACCGATCAAGATCTAATCAGTTATATGCTCTCATCTGTGCTGAGTCTGCCACAGGATGAAGAAGACAAGAAG CAGGATTTCATGGAGGATCTTGATATGCAGAAAAGCCCAAAGAATACTGATCTGAAACACCCTCTCCTGCTCAATCACCATGATGAGAGAGCGAGGAGACTCCATCAGCTTCCT GTCCTAGATGGTTTTGATGTCATCAAAATTGAAGCAGACATCATGAAGCAAAGCCATGTGTGGACCAACCTGATGTCCAGACACACTGAGAGCGCCATCAATAGACTGACCAGATCACAGGAGCTACTGCATTTCTGCACTGACA AATCAATGAGCTGGTCGGAGCTACAGAGGCTTCTCCAGCTGTTTGTGTTTGAGAGCATGCCGTTGACTACAGTGGATGAGAACGGCTGTATTAAAGGATCTCCATCAGATCCTCCAAACCCCACACCATGGGACAACCCTGTTGAATTCACCAAACACCTGTACTGGAGCAACAGAAGGATACCAG GATCAGCAAAAAGCAGTGCTGGGAATGACGAACAAACG AGTCATGAAGTAACTGTACCAGATCTCCAGAAGTCATTGATTCGTCAGTTGGGACACTGGAACTTTGTAGAGAAGCACAGTGCTCATGTTTTCCCGCAG GTCCTTCAGTCTGCGTGGGAGACTTATAGATGTGTGGACACATTTTACTGTAGCAGAGACAATGCAATATATGTCATCTGCCACAATCCCATGAGCCCTCAGAGTAGTTGCAAAGAATTCTGGGATGCATCACTTCACACAGATGTAGGCTTCAG AAACTACTTGGAATATGTGGCAGACTCAATCAGTGAATGGACCAGGCAGGAAGAAGAAAAATGGCAAATGGAGCAGGAGAAGAAAGAGGCTGAAAGAACTCCCATTCAAACCCCTTCAGAGACTGACAGGAAGAGAG ACTCCCCAATCTCAGACACATTAGAACCGTATATAAGAGAGGACTCTCTCAAA GCATGGAAGATCGAGCAGGAAAGATTAAAGGAGGAGGAACAATCCAAAAAGACTAAGAAAGAAAAAGGAGGAAAAGCAACACCGAAAGTAGGAGAGAGAATAGACTCAGTAAAGGAAAACAAGAAGACTCCGCTATCCTCAAGAAAGAGTAGAGACAACATGTCAAAAACACCCAGCTCAGCTACACTGCCTAGAGACAAGACCAGAGACATTCTAGAGACGCCTCAAGAACCAGCAAATGAGATGAGAACAAAt GTTTTCACAGGATacaatttaaatggaaaactgGTACAGATTGCTGGCAAAGTTCAGACTCTCTATCCCTGTGATGGAGGACAAATTGATGTGGAGAGTTTTCACTTCACACAAG GGCTGACAGAAGTGAAAGTATGTGTAAACAAGGATGGCCATCACTTCTACACACACAtttcagagagaaaaaaagaggacaAACTAAAGGATTTTGACATGTTCAGTAAACAAG CTGCTGATGGAGTCAAACCAGACTGTGAGACCGAGAAATTTGGCTCTTTTCATGCTGTACTGGCCAATGGCATTCAGCTCTCCTGCAGTCAGAGCAAAACGAATAAAACAAGAGGTCAAACTCTCCAACCCCCTGTGCCCAATGCCATCTGTACAGACCAGCAACTACAGGAACAG TGTGTTTCTGAGGTGCCTGAGGTACACTGTGAGCCCAGAGACGATTCTGCTCTTCCACTGTTCCTCAATCTGCATGTATCTCTTCCCAATGGACTCATCCTGTACTTTGATTGTGAGGACTCAGCAG ATGGGGACTCTTGTGTCCGATCCCTGCTGCTACGACAGAGATTTTATAATGCAGGGTCTAGATCAGATCTGACCTCAGACTTCAGCATACACACTGAGGTCTCCAGGGTCATCACCGGCAGAGGGACTGTCATCAAACACAAGACAGATGGATCTACTGAG gtccTATTTGCAGATGGTACAGTCAGTACGAGTCCAGACTCTGGACCAGTGTGTGTGCTGGTTCCACGTACACTCCTAAAGGAGGAAGATCCTATTAAAGAGATGACAGTGGACACTAAAGACAAGAAAG GCAAGGCTGATTCTAAGGTAAATACAGAGGATGAGCAACAAAAGTccacagaaaatgaaaaaacaaaatactaTCTCGAGATTAACGGGGGCTCTTGGACCACCACAACCCCCTCTGGCTTCAGAGTCGCCTCTGTGGCTGGAAAGGAAGTTAAAGTGCAGCCGATACTGGCCTATCATGCTACAGACCCCTTCAGTGGGACA GCTGTGGTCACAAGAGAGGACAAAGTGCTGTCTGTGCTGAAGAAAGATGGAACGGTGATTGTGGATCATGCTGATGGGACGCGTGTTACCACCTTCTACAAGCAGGGGGAGCTACAACAACATCTAAGCTCAG GAGAGAAACTTGTTTGGGTGGAAAAAGCAGAATTTGCAACGGTGATAATGGACTATGAAGGAAGAGCATGTGATGTTATTTTCGGGGATGGCACCTCCATCAGCGCAACTGCTCATGGATCATATCAA ATTTATCCTCATGGTGGAGGTGTTCTTCATATTGATAAGGAAGGTGGGACGGTGTACACATCTCACCAGTCTCAGGAGCAATCAGAGAGGAACCCACTAGGCCAATATGTGATGAACCACAGAGCAGATATCCTATGTCATGTGACAGACCCCGAGGGGAACCACTTTCAA GTTAATGCAGATGGTCAGGTTACTATCACGGCTAATGTATCAGAAACAAAAGAGCCAGAGCCAGAAGCAGAGCTTCAACAGAATGCTGGCTTTAAAACACACCCACCCAG GTTATTTGTGGTGCATGAGGACTGTTCAGCCTCCGAGCTGCTGAGAGCTCAAGATGTGGAAGATCTCCTACAGAAGGCTTACTGTGACTCTTCTATCGCCGTCCTCACCGACCCACTACCAGACTCACAAC AATCATTTGGCAACACTCTGCTAAGGCCCTGCCCAGACGTCAACTCTCATTGGCTCTCATCCAAGCAAGACAATGACAACATTCCCACACACCTCAAATCCAGGAAATGGGAGTCATTCCCTGCATCTGAG AAGAAGACTCCAGGCCCCCCTTTTGGGACTACCCTTGGTTGTAGTCTTGAGTTGAAGGAAAAACCGCCAAAGTCTAGTTCCATCCGCATCCATCCGGTTTTGGAGTGCCCTGACGTGCTGCTGGTGCATCAGATGACCCAGCATCCACCTGTTACTGAAGCACTGCGCAGGAACCTACAAGACAAAGTCAAG GCGTATTTGGAGCAGCTGCTGCAGAGAGAGAATCAGTGGGAGAAGATGGAGCTGAAGGACCCACGTACAGCAGAGGAGAAAGTTCATCAGAACGATCTACTGCAGCTTGTACTG TCCCTTTCTGATGCTGTAGATCCCCCAGTTGCAATGGAGATAAGGCCTCTGTCAG CTGATGTGGCGTCTCTTTATACTCAAGCAGTGCGAGTAGCTCCACATCCCCACGAGCTACAGGaaaagagagaagagaaagttACCAAGTG TGTCAATAAAAAGAAGCAAAAGTCACTGTGGGAAAATAGGATTAACCAGCACAG GCAAGAACTCCAGGAGCAGAGAAGACACAGAAACACACTCAGACAAAATATCGTTACACCATACTTTCATCCTGAGCTGAAGGAAATGTCActctttacagatgag GATCTAGACTTGAGCTCACTCTCCCTGGATCTTCCACCCTTCCCCAGAGTGCAGCGCTTCTCCACGGACTCCTCATCAGGCAGAAGTAGCTCCT GTGACAATGACATCACCCAGGAAAACCTGGGCGTTCTCCTCTATGCGTCCAAAGA CTAG